From the Candidatus Zixiibacteriota bacterium genome, one window contains:
- a CDS encoding fibronectin type III domain-containing protein, translating into MSSHRCMKANPLISLPIILLFCVVSLMLSCGGDKIIDPVQDREPPATTKDLSIDSLSSGSIRLTWTAPGDDSVTGQATRYDIRYSTSELDSSTWDLGTSCTNPHTPSIAGTTESFSVTGLEPMTKYYFALRTSDESHNWSSVSNAVTAKTPDSVIITWERTYGGPYQELLAEGGVVVAPDGGYVMAGQTSSYGSGGSDVYLVKVDEYGDIVWQTAYGGSRGDDAWDVAVTADGGYITAGTTGYNADFLLDALIVKFDANGQVVWGRSYKGFEGYHENSAYSICAAPDGGYLIAGLTQDNYYTGDPPPGYFWLLRIDENGDVMWQKFIDVDADPDFGGYPFSMVSAPDGGFVITGAGNNIFLMKVDSSGNVIWDRQLGVELNTLDSRCVIAAPGGGYIVPGYTAGNNWDIYLALLNESGDLIWQQTYDNGEIDVAYSVVATPDGGYILAGGTKPPGTEDGLIYLIKVDGIGNLIWEKTLGHGNTDGAMSIAAAPDGGYIVGARTWSVGSGDYRLLKVNANGDL; encoded by the coding sequence ATGTCCAGCCACAGATGTATGAAAGCCAATCCCCTTATTTCACTGCCGATCATTCTGTTGTTCTGTGTAGTATCCCTCATGCTCTCCTGCGGAGGTGACAAGATCATCGATCCTGTTCAGGATCGAGAGCCGCCAGCAACGACCAAAGATCTTTCCATTGACAGCTTATCGAGCGGGAGCATCCGACTGACCTGGACCGCCCCGGGTGATGACAGCGTCACCGGCCAGGCAACACGATACGACATCAGATATTCGACATCAGAGCTCGATTCATCGACATGGGACCTCGGGACAAGCTGCACGAACCCTCACACGCCATCAATTGCCGGAACGACTGAGTCATTCTCAGTGACCGGCCTCGAACCGATGACAAAGTACTACTTCGCGCTTCGCACATCAGACGAATCACACAACTGGTCATCAGTCTCAAACGCTGTCACCGCCAAAACCCCCGACTCAGTCATCATCACCTGGGAACGAACGTATGGCGGACCATATCAGGAGTTGCTTGCTGAAGGGGGTGTTGTCGTAGCGCCGGATGGTGGTTATGTGATGGCTGGACAGACCAGCTCATATGGTTCCGGTGGCAGCGATGTCTATCTAGTCAAAGTTGATGAATACGGCGACATAGTCTGGCAGACGGCCTATGGCGGATCAAGGGGTGACGACGCATGGGATGTTGCAGTGACAGCAGACGGAGGCTACATCACGGCAGGCACGACCGGATACAATGCTGACTTCTTGCTGGATGCACTGATCGTCAAGTTCGACGCCAATGGCCAAGTTGTTTGGGGACGGTCCTACAAAGGTTTTGAGGGATATCATGAAAACTCTGCCTACTCTATCTGCGCGGCACCAGACGGTGGCTACTTGATCGCTGGTTTGACTCAAGACAACTACTACACCGGAGATCCCCCTCCAGGCTATTTCTGGCTTTTGCGAATCGACGAGAATGGAGATGTGATGTGGCAGAAGTTCATCGACGTTGACGCTGACCCTGACTTTGGAGGCTATCCATTCTCGATGGTGTCAGCACCTGATGGTGGCTTTGTCATCACAGGTGCAGGAAACAACATCTTTCTCATGAAAGTCGACAGCTCTGGGAATGTGATCTGGGATAGGCAGCTTGGTGTTGAACTGAACACTCTTGATTCGAGGTGTGTGATTGCTGCTCCGGGTGGGGGGTATATCGTACCGGGCTACACTGCGGGAAACAACTGGGATATCTACCTGGCCCTCCTGAACGAGTCCGGGGACCTGATCTGGCAGCAGACTTACGACAATGGCGAAATCGATGTTGCGTATTCTGTGGTGGCTACTCCGGACGGTGGCTATATATTAGCTGGAGGGACCAAGCCGCCGGGCACGGAAGACGGCCTCATCTACTTGATCAAAGTTGATGGCATCGGCAACCTGATCTGGGAGAAGACTCTGGGACACGGCAATACCGATGGTGCAATGTCAATTGCTGCGGCTCCGGACGGCGGCTACATCGTAGGCGCGAGAACATGGTCGGTTGGCTCCGGAGACTACCGCCTTCTCAAGGTCAATGCAA